In the genome of Dermacentor silvarum isolate Dsil-2018 chromosome 1, BIME_Dsil_1.4, whole genome shotgun sequence, one region contains:
- the LOC119436851 gene encoding uncharacterized protein LOC119436851, whose translation METKDNGGGENKVFSSQHYHAQQQGYPLDAIPIPVHQIPIQSGHIILPQLFNNGLQQGAIHLPQWESNKLQKPPQPVFEHQHQSAQQQHEPQYQQQQQHEQQYQQHQQQQQQQQQQPQQGHHHHAYPDVHHQPTQVVHHGGGGGGGGGGGGASEEQHHQYIENHNVHPQQSTDLATQAQGQEPWPLPQPEMPKIVHLDVKCEKNLMKVVVEFDKPFHGIIFSKGHYSYGSCVHLPAGSGRKSVYFDVSINSCGTIGNTQNGLYGYDGGNSGTGSFFENTIIVQYDPQVQEVWDQARKLRCTWHNNYEKAVTFRPFPVDMLDVVRADFAGDNVGCWMQIQAGKGPWASEVAGIVKIGQTMTMVLAIKDDENKFDMLVRNCIAHDGQRAPIELVDSQGCVVRPKLMSRFTKIRNFGSSATVLSYAHFQAFKFPDTMEVHFQCTIQICRYQCPDQCSAQASVDSSAPEKQALYSNHVSQSAGRPREERDVSYHEEEEEMAEIGVNRVIRVVSAGDLAFSLGSNETHPAPLVKEEHESSIICMSAPGFASVLVVLLSLLVIACLLSAFLWIKQKTAMRLPKSLPYDLPVLKKGKL comes from the coding sequence ATGGAGACCAAGGACAACGGCGGAGGCGAGAACAAGGTGTTTTCTTCGCAGCACTACCATGCACAGCAGCAAGGATACCCGCTCGACGCCATTCCTATCCCGGTGCACCAGATACCCATACAAAGCGGCCACATCATCCTACCACAGCTGTTTAACAACGGACTTCAACAGGGCGCCATCCATCTGCCACAGTGGGAGTCGAACAAACTCCAAAAGCCGCCTCAGCCAGTTTTTGAGCACCAACATCAGTCAGCGCAGCAACAGCATGAACCGCAGtaccagcagcaacagcagcacgaGCAGCAGTACCAACagcaccaacagcagcagcagcagcagcagcagcagccacagcagGGCCACCACCACCATGCTTATCCCGATGTCCACCATCAACCGACGCAAGTTGTTCACCATGGCGGTggaggtggcggcggcggcggcggcggcggtgcatCTGAGGAGCAGCATCACCAGTACATAGAGAACCACAACGTTCATCCGCAGCAATCGACGGACTTAGCGACGCAGGCTCAAGGCCAGGAGCCGTGGCCACTGCCTCAGCCCGAAATGCCCAAGATTGTCCACCTGGATGTCAAATGCGAGAAAAACCTCATGAAGGTAGTGGTCGAGTTCGACAAGCCCTTCCACGGCATAATCTTCAGCAAAGGCCATTACAGCTACGGTAGTTGTGTCCACTTGCCGGCGGGCTCAGGCCGCAAAAGCGTCTACTTCGATGTATCGATCAACAGCTGTGGCACCATTGGAAACACGCAGAATGGCCTCTACGGTTACGACGGTGGCAACTCTGGAACTGGCAGCTTCTTCGAGAACACCATTATCGTCCAGTACGATCCACAGGTGCAGGAAGTGTGGGACCAAGCACGCAAGTTGAGGTGCACGTGGCACAACAACTACGAGAAGGCGGTTACTTTCCGGCCTTTCCCAGTAGACATGCTCGACGTTGTGCGCGCCGACTTCGCAGGTGACAACGTAGGCTGCTGGATGCAGATACAAGCTGGAAAAGGGCCTTGGGCCAGCGAGGTAGCCGGCATCGTCAAAATCGGTCAGACTATGACGATGGTACTGGCGATCAAGGACGACGAGAACAAATTCGACATGCTGGTGCGCAACTGCATTGCGCATGACGGCCAGCGGGCGCCCATCGAGCTTGTCGACAGCCAAGGGTGCGTCGTGCGACCAAAACTAATGAGCCGGTTCACCAAGATCAGGAACTTCGGTTCCAGTGCGACGGTGCTGTCGTACGCACATTTCCAGGCCTTTAAATTTCCTGATACAATGGAAGTGCACTTCCAATGCACCATACAGATCTGCCGGTATCAATGCCCGGATCAGTGTTCGGCGCAGGCGTCCGTCGACTCATCGGCACCCGAAAAGCAGGCGCTGTACTCTAACCATGTTTCCCAGTCTGCTGGTCGGCCCAGGGAAGAGAGAGACGTTTCGTACcacgaagaggaggaggaaatggcagagaTTGGCGTGAACAGAGTGATTCGCGTTGTCTCAGCTGGTGACTTGGCATTCAGCCTGGGTTCCAACGAGACCCATCCGGCTCCCTTAGTAAAGGAGGAGCATGAAAGTTCCATCATATGCATGTCTGCGCCAGGATTCGCGTCCGTCCTTGTAGTACTCCTGTCCCTCCTCGTCATTGCCTGCTTGCTGTCCGCCTTCTTGTGGATCAAGCAAAAGACGGCGATGCGGCTTCCTAAAAGCCTTCCCTACGATCTGCCAGTGCTCAAAAAGGGAAAGCTCTAA